Part of the Triticum urartu cultivar G1812 chromosome 2, Tu2.1, whole genome shotgun sequence genome, TCCGGCGTCGCCGTCTCCGCTGCTTCCCGCCCTGTCGCTGTATAGCTTGACCTTGAATTTTATCCCCATTTCTTTCGCTTGCTGGGGATTCCCTTTCTGCTTCTTTCGGCTCGCACCCCCGGCCTCCTGTGGAATTCGGTAGCGGTCTTTTGCAAGGCCCCAAGTGGTACAGTAGATATCTTATATACTACTCCATCTGTAaattaatataagacgttttagaTCATTAGTGACTCTACATGGTAGGAGAGTGTACCAGCAAATTGAGGATGAGGTGTGACTCTACATGGTACGAGAGTGTATCGGCAAATTGTCCCAACCAGTCACTCAAGCTCCCTTTCAGGCCGCCACCTCGGCCTCCCTTCCTCTTCCTTCGGAGAGTGACAAGAGGAGTGGGATCCTCTCCCCTATCTTTACATTTTCCTTTTGTAGGTCATTGTTTTCATTAGGTTCTGTTTCCCTAACGACATTGATGAGGTAGTTGCAGCGATGGCCCGTTATAATAAAGTATTTTCGGCCTCTCCCTACATCACGACATCCGATCTGGCAGCGACGGAGAGTTGCAAGGGTATATGTGTTGCCAGGTCTTTTGGCTCTCTTCGGATCTTAATAGTTGGCGTATCGGTATCAATCAAGAGAAGCAATGGTCTCGCTCTTTGGTGTCGTGATTTAGACCCCCTTTTTTCAATTTACTTAGCGGCATGACTCGGTTTCTTCAATCCTATGGACAGGTGGTGAAGGATTGCAAGCCTGCGTTGTGTGGGTGATGAACAAAATCTAGTTTAGTGACGAGGTGGTGCGGGGCACCACCCACCGACCTTGGGGGAGGGCAGGGGGAGATAGATGGATAGAGTGCGACAGGTCAATGGATGGAAGACTTACGCGTGATCCATTCGTGGGGAGAAGAACACAGCTAAGAGGTTTAACATGATGATCCAATCGTCCAGTTGCATCCAGGGGCTAAGATATTAATCTTTTCCAGGTACCAGGGTGTACACCGTCCCTTTTTTTCTTACCCTCTCCTATTGTGCTCCATCGGATCCACTTTCTCATCCCATTGATTCTCCTACTCAGCCACCTAGCTCGTGGTCGCTATCTAGTGCCCTTGACCTACCTCGCCATATTGTCATGTCACCACCGACCATCAGGCAACGACCACCACTCCAATGAGAGGGCACTGATAAAATCGTGTGCAATAGTTACCATCGTCCCCACTTCCACCCCTGCTACCCTCTTATGTATTCACTTTATAAGTTGCACATGTCTTTTGATATTTAACTTTGATCCTGTGATAGACCGATAATTTATGAATCATGTGACTTGTAATTATattgaaaacttctttcaaaTACCCCTTCCGTTTCAAAATATAATGTGTATTAGTTTTTCAAAAAGTAAACGTTTCTATGTTTGATATAGCAAGATATATCAACATATACCATACTACGTAAATAAATATAAAAATACATTTGTGAATAATCTAATGATAATGACTTGGTATTGTACATACTGATACTTTATTcactataaagttggtcaaaatTATAGAACCTTGACGTCTAAAAAAAATGATACACCTTATATTCTGAACCGGAGGGAGTATAAATTTGgttttataatttttgtgacacATAAGAAAATTTCCTTGCTTAAATTCATGGTTTAACTTTTCCCGCGAAAAATAAGATTAAACTTGAATATCAGAAAATGTGTGTGCCTTAGCAGTAAAATTAAGGACCAATGGTTCACTGAAGTCTACTCCCTTCGTCCCACAATACacatattatgggacggagggagtacatgacaaaACACAGAGACCGGTGATCCTAAAAAACACAAAGACCGGCTATTTGTAAAAATGGCTCTTTTGGTGATCTATATGAATTTTCCAAGGAAAAGACCAGGCAACACAAAAGGGAAAACTTGTCCAAGATCAAAATCTCACGTTTTGGAACTGATAAAAGTGATGACCTTTTTTTAGGGTTAAATGGCAACCAAATAAGCGCGGAAGAACTGTGCCCGTCACGTGGATcttctgtttttgtttttgttttttggaTCTTCTGGTTTTGGTCGCTCTCATCATGTACAGTGCAGTCTTTAAAAAATTGAGTTTTAATTAAGAAGAGGTATTCGCATCCCACGTCAGTCACGTAGAAACCTGCCACTACTctttttttttctgagcgtaaccTGCCACTACTAGAATAGGGCCCTGTGTCCGGTATGCATCGGCCAGTTCGCCTCCAAGTTGGGCCAGCGGAGGAAGAACCAGGCTGCGCGCAGATGCGGCCCACTGGCCATCCCGCGGTTCCTGCTGCTCGCGGGACACAGCAGCGCCCCCCAAGTTTAGTACCACATCGCGCAGCGGAGGAGCTCGGGACCGGTTTATAAGCGTCGCTCTTCCTTCCACATCGTCCCTTCGGGGACATCCGATAAAATTGGAACGATACAGAGAAGATTAGCATGGCCCCTGCGCAAGGATGACACGCACAAATCGAGAAATGGTCCAAATTTTTTTGAGATTTTGCGCGCCGGTCCCTGCGCATTTTACAGATACGTCCCTGGGCCATCTTCTCGTGCGGTTGCGGCGCTGTGCACTGTTCTTTCCAGCTAGGTCCTTCCACTGTTTGCGTCTCCTCTATCCAAGCCCCTGGCTTTCAATACTGTACTTTTTTTTTCATGTTATATACATCAGCTTCACGAGACCATTGTAGCTGGAGCAGCTAACAATCCATTTTCTGATTGTGAGTGTTCTATTTTATTTTCTTAATTTTGATTTCTCCAAAATGTCAACTGAGAATAAACCCACTCCAGATGCCGCAAAAACCCTGAGACAATTGTTGAACAATTTTGCCAATGTCATTGGACTTGTgatatttttttgaaaaattctACTTTCATACATCTTGACGTGGACGTCATTCTAGCTAGGCACAACTACTTCCTCTTTCCCGCAGTCGTACGTAGGGCTccccctaccccccccccccccccctaattAAATGATGTACTACAATGTTTCAATCGATATGACCGTTGCCTTGTCGCTTGCAAAAACCCTATCTATCTTCTTGAGCTATCCATCCGGTGATGATAAACACCATGAGTAAAATCATATTTGAGTCATCTCATCATAACAAATAGCATGAGTACAACTGTATGGTCGATGTGTCAGCCAGTGTTTTTGAAATGGCAAGCCCAACAAGCCGGTCAACAAGAAAACAAAATTAAGTAGAGGAAAACAATCGGATGGGAGGTGAAGGCGCCAGAACAAACTCCTCTTTGTAGAGATTACACGCACAAGGTGAGTTACGTAAATGACTATCGGATATTGCCCAAACTGAGCTGCATCTTGTCGAGCCCAAGCTTCAAACGAAAACAACTTTCAGATTAGCCAGGAATTAGGAAGGACATCTCGGTGGATTTTTCTAATATTTGTTTACAAGTTTTCCTTCTCGCTTGAGTGTGTTTGGACAAAAACGTTATCATTTTTTTTGTCCACAGGGTTTATCAATAGTTCCATGTGTGCACGAAGGACCTAATAGTTGTCAACGAATTAATCGGGCACATTTGTATCTCACTTATAGCGAGACAGGCGGTCGCGCCGCCTCAAGGGAGACTCTGGTGGGCGAACCAATAAGATCGTGTTGGTTTGTTACATAGGTCTGtttcattttcctttttcttttatttttatttttaaaaaacATAAATATTACTTACTCAAAACATAAATATTACTTACTCAAAATTTTGAAAATAAATATTTCAAAATTTTACTTACTCAACTTTAAAACATGGTCACCAGACATAATATTTTACTGTTTTACATGATAGTAAGTCACACTCAAGCAATTGTGTGATTTAAACAAATTCATAccattaaaaaatgttcatgacatTTCCAAAAAATAACGTGTTTAACAAGTACATATGTTCATGATGTATTtcaaaaatgttcaatgtgtgtTGAAAAAAATGCTCACTGTGTACCAAGAAAATGTTCAGTGTGCATTTGATAAATGCTCAACATGTATCTTAAAATGTTCTATATATAATATTAAACATGTGTATAGAGAAATTAAAGGTGTTTTAAcagagaaaaaaataaggaatttagaaaaaacaaaaaagaatAGAAAAGAAAAAATGGAAGAAAACCAGTAAACTAGTAGGAAAATAtttaaaaggaaaataaaaatggGCAAAACCTTCAGAAAAACCGCTATTTCATGGATTCAGACTTCACGCTTGTTATCTATGATCACTGTATTAGAGAGAGTAATCGAGTAGGTCACACAAGGCAAGCTGCCGAATATTGCCCAAACTGGGCCGCATCGGGTTGAGCCCAAGTAAGAAGCGTCACCGCACAGTCGCACACAGaggcctcctcctcccttccccACACTGACCATAGCCACGCCGGAGTAAATAACATAAAACTACTACTTTACACGCTAGTGTTCCAAAAAACTATCGGTTTTTAATTTTTCTCAGATAACTACCAAGTGGGTGATCGGCTGTTTCAAAAAACCCAAAATCTCTGTTGTTACAAAATTAAACAGGTTTATGACAGGTCGGGCCCGCACCTAAACGATCCGTCTATTTGATCGTTTGTTTGACCATTAACTGACATGTGGGTCTCACATGTCAGTGTCtgcaaacttttcaaaaatgccATCAGGCCCATGCAAACTTTTTAAAACGCAATCGGGTCCCTGTAAACTTTTTTAAAAAGCAATCGGGTCCCTCCCATGGCCGTGCACCAGCAGCCGCCGTGAGGGTCGCCGGCCAGCCGCCGTGGAGCTCCCTTCCGTCGCGGGCGGCGCGTGGTGCTCCCTTCCGTCGCGACCAGCAGCCATGGCGCCGCCGTGGAGCTTCCTTCCGCACGGGCGCCAGGGGGCAGCACCGCTCACCGGCGATGGCCGTTGCGGCTAGGCGCAGAAGGCGGGCTTGCGGGCGTGGGAAGTGTAGGCCAGGAAGCTCGCGAGGCAGGAGCTCAAGCTCGAGCTTGAGCCTAGTCATGGCGGCCGGCCTCGAGAGCTTGGACCCGAGCGTTGACCACAACAACGGACGGGATTCGAACCGGGAAAGGAGGGCGCATGGCTGGAGCGCCGGAGCAACCCCATGAGTGCGGCACCACACTCCACGGTGTCTCCCCTGCCCGGCATCAGCGCTGCCACCGACGCCATGGACGCGGAGCACGGTGGCCTCGCGGGCAGCTCGTGCAGGAGCATCCCGACCTCGCTTCTGCCTCCCGCTAGCGACCGATTCCTGCCTAGCTCACCTTCTTCCTCGGCTCCGATGGCTCGAGCGTGGCGGTTGACCGGCGTCGGCGTTCATGGCGGCTCGGGCGTGGCGGCCTTGTGAGACGTGCCGCCATGGCTGCAGGCCGAGGCTGGCGTCAAGTTGGGGGAGAAGAGGCCACGGTGAGGAGAAGAGGTTCCAGGGAGAGGGGCAGTAGTGGAGGCGGAGGAGCGGCCGGCCGACGCCGACGAGGTGGAAGAAGGGGCGACCGGCCGACACTCCATCGATCTCCTGGGGAAGAAGATAGGCAGGAGGAGTGAAGAGAATGAGGAAGAGAGCTGACAtgtggaccccacatgtcagTTAACGGTCAGACAGACGGTCAAACAATCAGTGTTCTTACGTGCGGGTCCCAATTGTCATAATCAGGATCAACTGTAAAGCACTAGATGTTTTGGGTTTTTTGAAACAGCCGACCACTCACTTGATAGTTATCTGAGAAAAATTAAAAACCGGAAGTTTTTTGGAACCCTAACCTGTAAAGtagtagttttatgctatttacCCGCCACGCCGGCTGGAATCCTCCTCCCTCCGCTTTCCTCCAAGAGTCTCTTCTTCTCCATCCCGGACCTCTCTCCGTCGCGCCGCCACGCGCGGAGTGGGGGACTAGTTCGAAGCAAGAGATAGGAAGGTGCCGAGCATCGCCGGCAACCGGAGAGGACATGCCGGCATCCTTCCGGCGCCGTGGGAGGCCGGATGTGCAGCGGAGCGGGACAGAAGGAGTGAACTGCTACGAGTGTTTGGAATGGAGCTCTCGCTTTAGGTTAATTCTGAACTCATGCATTTCCTTCAGAAAGCTTGTGCAGTTCTTCATACTACTAGTATTTCTATCTGAAACTCAATCCGTGATTTACCCTTAATGTTTGCTTGCTGGCAATTTGCCACTGCCCATCATGTTCTCAATGGCACGCGTGATGCTCAACATGACTTACACTGCACCACTGGCGGAGCTACGTGTTACAAAAAGAGGCTACGACCCGCCCAGCCGGTAGCAAATGCAGTGGAGGATTGAGGGTAGGCTGAGCTGTGAGAGAAAAAAATAGTGGATTCCTTTGTACTGGTACGCCCACCTTTGACAGCATAGCTCCGCCACTGCACTGCACAGTTTTGATTTTGATACCGATCTGTTTAGACATACCAGGGCTATAAGACTAGCCTCTGACAGAGCTACCCTGAAACGCAACTGAAACCTGTACCGGTAGGACTGTCTCCAAAACTTGTTCCTTCCTACTGGAAGTCTGGAATGCAACCGAAACCCTGTAGCATTGGCTACTGGTTCTGCACTCACAAGTGAGAACCAGATTCTGGATGTGCTTTATAGCCAACTCCAAAGTCGTGCATATTTCTGTTCCGCCCCCTCGATCTTGGCCTGCATATCTAGTGCAAGACCTTTGGCAGTCAAGTCCACACGGTGTCCTGGAGGATAGTACGTATTATATATGCCCAAGATTAGTGCTTAATGGTGTACTCATGGTCCAAGTTTGGTCCTGGTCAGTGGTCACTAGTGCGATAGAGTATCTTTTTGCAGAGACTTTGTGCCAACAAAACGTTCCCCAGTAAGTCAACAATGGCATTAGCTCAAGTTGCTGTCCAACCATGCCTTCCCTGACCATGGACTAAGCTTTGTTTACGAAGCAAGTTTATAAACACCACAAGGAGGAGCAGAACAAGTAAGCATCCATCTTGTTCTCAAACCTACAGCCTAGAATTCACGGGATAAGGTAAAACCCTTCTCTTTGAAATGGGTTGCTCCTGCCATTAATATTGAGGAAGCATTGCCTGCAATTATTTGTCTACAGCAGTAAAAAGATCAAGCAATCAAATGGAGCAACTGGATTAGACAATGCATATTTCTGCCCCTCTTGGCCTCCATATCAAGTGCAGGAGCTTCGGTAGTCCAAGTCCACAAAGTGTTTGGACCCCAAATCAATATATTATCTATCCCCAAGATTAGTGCTTAGTGGCCAGTCATTGCCAATGTTTGGTCGTTTGTGCATGTCGTCTGTGGCCATTCTCCAAAATGTTCGTCAACAAGTCAACAATGTCGCTAATGTTCCCGCAAAAAATATACAAAAATGCCACTAATGAAGTTGCTTTGTTGACTAAGTATACCTCCTTGGCCATGGACTAAACTGTGAGCTAGTCTACAGTATAGGGATGGCTAGTTATAAAGACCGCAGCAAGCAAGGAGCGGAAGAAATACGCACACATCCTGCTCCCAAACTACAGCCTAGAATTCACAGCAAAATCTGAAAACCTTTTTCTTCCAAATGGGCTGCTACTTGTTATGGAGATGTTTGTTCGTGGTCCTCTCTGTAGTTTGTCCCATGTTTCTGAGTTCTTCGGGCTGCTTGATGGAGGAGAGAGCAGCCCTCATGGATATTCGCTCTTGGCTTGTGAATGCAGAGTCCAAGGTTCCCAGTTCTTGGGGAGACGGTGGTGACTGCTGCTCGTGGGAAAGGATAACGTGCGACAATACCACACACCGAGTGTCTCATCTTAACCTTTTCCAAATCTACCAAGAAAACCTACAGTATAGCGAAGATGAATGTCCGAATCTTAACTTGACGATATTTTCTTCGTTTCGGGAGCTTCAACTACTGAATTTCTCTGGACACTACGCTTGTTTACAAAATTTCGAGGGTACGTAACTCCtgctgcatgcatgcatgcaactctTCTTTTAATCTTCCAAAATAATTTTGATTGCAAATCATCTTATTCTGAAGCAAACAATTCCTCAGGTCTCCAAGGATTGAGTAAGCTCAAGTATCTCGACCTCAGTTACAACAGTTTTCAAGGTGGGGGTATCCCGGGATCTGTTGGCAAATTGGTTTCTCTAGAAGTCATAAATCTCAATGGAAACAACATAGGTGGGACTCTTCATAGTACAGGTACTgaaacaaaaaatatatattctTTTTCAGTTGTTACAATTATTATTTTTCCGCAAACAAAAAGTTACAATTAATTTTTACTTACTATAAGGCGTGTACCAATGGCAGACTTCAGAAATCTCCGTAATCTGCGTGAATTGCATTTGGGATCCAGTCAATTGAGGGGTAGCCTCCCAGCATCCATATTTGCACTTCCACGCCTTGAGTACCTGGATCTTTCATACAACCTCTTTGAAGGACATATACCTATAAACTTATCTCGGAACTTGCGCTTGCGAGAATTGTATTTGACTTTCAATAGATTGAGTGGAGGCCTCCCAGCATCCTTATTTGCACTTCCACGGCTTGAGTACTTGGATCTTTCAGAAAACCTATTTCAAGGGCATATTCTTACAAACTCATCTTGGAACCTCCGAGAATTGCATTTGGGATCCAATCAATTGAGTGGTACCCTCCCAGCATCCGTATTTGCACTTTCATGCCTTGAGTACTTGGATCTTTCAGAAAACCTATTACAAGGGCATATACCTATAAACTCGTCTTGGAAGTGTACATCATCGCTTCATACTATCCGGTTATCTGAAAACAGGCTAAGCGGTCAATTTGATTTCTTCTGGCTGAGAAACTGTACCAAACTCAAAGAGATAGATCTGTCCAGGAATACTGATTTGGTCGTTCAAGTGAAAATGCATGGCTGGGTACCTAAATTTCAGTTGAATACACTAAGGCTCTCTTGGTGTAACCTTGATAAGAGCATGATTACCGAGCCACATTTCCTGCACACACAGAATCATCTGCAGCTTCTCGATTTGTCCAACAATAATTTGCCGGCGAGCATGCCCAACTGGCTGTTCACAAAGAAAACCACACTAGTTTACCTGAATCTTGCAAATAACTCACTAGTTGGATCACTAGATCTGATAGGGCAACCCCAAACTAATCTTAAACAGGTGAATGTATCACTGAACCTAGTTGAAGGACAGCTGCCAGCCAACATTGGTTTGATGTTTCCTTGTCTGATAATTCTTGATGTTTCGCGCAATACTATTTCTGGAACAATACCACCATCGTTGTGCAACAGCAGCATACAACTTATGGACCTATCAAATAACAGATTTATAGGAAAAGTACCATCTTGCTTGTTCACTGATTGTTATGCAATGAATATATTGAAGCTCTCAAACAATACACTTGGTGGCAAGATACTTGATGGGGCTAGTAGCTTCTCTGGTAACATGTGGGCAATACACCTAGGCAACAACAAATTTGAAGGGACTCTCCCAAGAAATCTGTCTGGTAATGTCCAAATCATGGATTTACATGATAACAAGATGTCAGGAGAACTGGACACTTCATTATGGTGCCTTCCTTCACTGGAAGCTTTGAGCCTTGCTAATAATGGTTTCACTGGTGACATTCGTCCAGAAATTGGCACATTAACAAATCTTATGATGTTAGACCTGTCAAACAACTACTTTACAGGACGTCTCCCAAACTGCGGCACTATGGTATACCTCACGTTTCTGAGTGTATCGGGGAATTCCCTGTCAGGCTCCCCGGGTGCCTTTTTCAACAGCTCCTACATTACAGCTTTAGATCTCAGCCATAATCAGTTCACAGGCAACCTTGAGTGGGCACAACATCTTTCTCAAGTCAGTGTACTTTTGTTAAGCAGGAATAAGTTTGTGGGACATATCTCTTCAAATCTCTGTCATCTCCAACACCTGAGTATAGTTGACATCTCCCACAATAGACTTTCGGGTTCCGTACCACCATGTATTGGTGGCATTCCATTTGAACCCATTGATCCTTTCGAAAATTGGCCCACAGCTGGTAGTATTACTTATGGAGGAGGGGAAGATGGTTTGGACTTTGTTTATACCAATAATTATGACCTCCCAGGCTTCACCTTCACAACTAAAGGGCAACCATACACATATGGACAAAACTTCTTCATGTCGATGTCTGGCATTGACTTGTCTGCAAACATGCTGTCAGGTGAGATTCCGGAGGAGATGGGGAATTTGAGCCATATCAAGTCTCTCAATTTGTCAAACAATTTCTTGACTGGACCGATTCCTGCAGCCTTTGCAAATATGAGCGAGATCGAAAGCTTAGACCTGTCTGAAAACAGGCTGAATGGATTGATACCACGGCAGTTGACACGGCTATCATCATTGGAGGTGTTCTCTGTGGCATACAACAACTTATCGGGATGTCTACCAGACTCTGGTCAATTTGGCTCATTTGATATTGATTGTTACAGAGGGAACAACAACCTTCAATCATGCACTTCCAGTTCAGGTCATGTGGCATGGAATGGTACTGCAGGAAGTGTGCCTGATGATTCTGACCCGATCCTCTACGTGGTCACCGCTGTTTCATTCGTCTTGGCATTTTGGGCCACTATCACTTTCGTATTCTGCCATTCATTTGGGCGGCGTGTTATTCTCAAACTATAGTATGTAAAGATGGAGAGAGGGCTAGTGATTAACAGTGATGATGTGTAAACAACACAAGGAGATCACTTTGGTAATCTGCTTTCCGATAATGCGTGTATTTGTAAACTATGTTACCTAGGTCTAATATGGAAGAGTTTTTGTGAAACTTTGTCAAGTAAGAATTACTGTAAAAATAGAACCCTGAATGGTGGCTGGAATTATCAGGGGTTGGTTGTTTTTGCTGCCTTTTCTTGTAAGTTCATGGTGCAGAATGGTGGTGTAATGTTGAGATTTTGGTGATGCTTCCTTTAGCACTTTTTTTTCTGAACTGAATTTTCTTTAGCACTAGTGAAGTCTCATAATGTTTGTAATGGTAGAAATATTTCtttagttgaggattttggagggTATGTGCTGATATGGTAAGCTGCAAGATTGGGCTCGATATACTACATAGCCCCTTTTGTCACTCTTGGAGTCGTCTTCCTCTGCATCTCCTTTACTTTGTTTTTACTGTCAGCAATGCTGTTCTTGTGTCTATGGCTGTTGCAAACTATAGGCGGCGTTTTTCGGTCCGAAATTACTATGCACACGATAAGTTGCTGGACGATTTTCAGACGACGTTGTGATCGATGGCTGTGGCCCAAGGTGAACACAAGTGATCGATGGCTGATACAGCTTGTCGTCTACAAATCGGGCACAGCCCATCGTCTGTGTAGCAGTTCTCTTTTCGGTCCGGGTAGTGACCATCCGTCGGTGCGTTTGGGGAGGATTTGAGGggtccggttgtagatgctctaagttagacatttttttttgaaagatccaGCGTTAAGTTAGACATTAATCTCCCCTTCGATCCATATTAATTGACGCTGTCTTTGGACAACTTTATCCAACTTCCAACAGCTATCTCTCAACTGTCAAACATCACTTTTCGTTTTCACTGAACCATCATAGATGTTTACCTGGTGATGATTAGACTGTTTCATGGAAGCAATTGCTTTGCTAGCTCCTCGGTTGACCGTACAGCGATGTACGAAATCTTCCGGCCGGCGTCTCAGGATCTCAAGTATCTCGCCCTCAGCTGAGAACAGTTTTCCAGGTGAGGGTGTCTCAGGATCTGATATGTCTGTCAACAGGAACGAGGTCAGCGATGAGGTCATCCTAGGAAGCGATGTCAGCAGTGATGTCATCACGAGACATGTCGTCAGCGATGAGGACATCTCATAAGTCTCGGTTACCATTACTATAAAAGTGGTTGAGCTCCTCTTTGTTTCTCAAGCGATTCCAGCATCCAAGCAGGAGTATGTGAGCTGAGCTAGCTTCCAAAGTGCGAGGCTGTGTGTGTCCACTTGTAGTTGCTCTCTGATCCTCTTCCTTCAGTATCGGGGAAGCTATCTAGCTAGGCAGCTAGCCAGTAGTTTGTGTGACAGGTGACATCAGAGTGAAACCAAAACTTGTAGAGGCGATCTTGTATTCGGTGCGCATCGAATCGCTTTCTGTAAGTTTTCGTTTTGTCCTTGTTGTCCAGTATGCCTTGCCATGGGCCATACTTTGACGGCGTGGCGTGCGGCGGTTTGGTTCAATCGAGCATGCGGATGAGCTATTGAGAGGCGTGCCTTGCCGGGAAGCAGCACCGCCTGCCGTTCGTTCAGGGCGGAGATGTCCCTCGAGTTGGTCTTGGTCCATGGTGACCTCTGTGGCCCGGACACCCGGTCGATGTTGGGCGGAACGATGCTACATCCTACTGCTCGTCGACGACTACAGCCGGTTCATGTGGGCGGCGCTCCTCGCCTCAAAGGACGAGGGGCGGGGCAGGCCATCGTCAAATTAACATGCTCCAAAAGCAATTTCTGAAGGGAAAACATTTCTGAACTACTGTACACTTGTTTCAGGCATAATACTGCAGACTTCCAATACCAagcaatgcatcaaaaacaggtGACCAAAAGGTAAAAAATTATGCTTGTTACATCAATCAAGCAATCTTGTTATCGTAATCGACTGCCAGTACCAAGCAACTGCTAGTATGATTACTCCGTTCACCGTACGGCAATGGAATTCATCTTCCCGCCGGTGTGCTGGAACTGGAAGAAGGCCGCCACGGCAGCTCACTCCTCCAggaacctctccttctcctcgaCGCCGTCCTTGAGCAGCGCCGGGAAGAAGAGCCAGAACGAGGTGCCCGCCACGAACAGCCCCACCACCGCCGTCGCCACGGCGCGCGCCCACCGCCGCGCGCACCACCCCTCGGCGACGCAGCAGGCACCGTGCAGGGCAAAAAAGGCGGCCATCGGAGTACTCCTAGGCATGGCAACCGGAGGCCGAGGTGGAGATGGAGCTCACCTTGCAAGTCTGTAGCCGAGGCCGAACTAAGCGGGGCGCCGGGGTTGCGGTGTGCACCGTCCCGCCGGCGAGCTGGGCCACCAGCGGGAGGAAGCTGTCGAGGAGGAGCACCAGGAGGCGCTGACTTCGGGGAAGAAGCCGAGCGGCCACCGCATCAATTAAGCCGAGCGACTAGGACATCCCATGGCCTAAGGGGTGTTTGGTTCCATAGACTTTTTTGTGTTGGGTTTAGAAAAAGTCCCTAGCAAACCAAACAAGGTGGGACTTTTTTAAGACTTTTTGCTAAAAGTTCTTAGAAACACCTTCTTTAGAGTCTTTTTCAAAAAATtctagggactagaaaaagtcctagaAAGAACCAAACACCACCTAAGAGTACTTTGATTTTCTCTGCTTTAAGAAGGCGAGTAATTAAATCCTGTTGAGAATAAAGTTGGGAAGTCAAGAGATTGCCTTCTGGGGTCAGAATGCTACTTAATGTTCGTGGTAAGGTTGTGGAAATGTTGGGATTTTTCAAAGCTTGTTTTCTTTTGTAGAAAGTATCATGAAGTGACGCGGAGTAAGCTTACCTTCTTACAGAGCAAGGTGGACTGAGGTTTAATCTACTTcctctgtaaacaaatataagagcgttcagaac contains:
- the LOC125540782 gene encoding receptor-like protein 15; the protein is MGCYLLWRCLFVVLSVVCPMFLSSSGCLMEERAALMDIRSWLVNAESKVPSSWGDGGDCCSWERITCDNTTHRVSHLNLFQIYQENLQYSEDECPNLNLTIFSSFRELQLLNFSGHYACLQNFEGLQGLSKLKYLDLSYNSFQGGGIPGSVGKLVSLEVINLNGNNIGGTLHSTDFRNLRNLRELHLGSSQLRGSLPASIFALPRLEYLDLSYNLFEGHIPINLSRNLRLRELYLTFNRLSGGLPASLFALPRLEYLDLSENLFQGHILTNSSWNLRELHLGSNQLSGTLPASVFALSCLEYLDLSENLLQGHIPINSSWKCTSSLHTIRLSENRLSGQFDFFWLRNCTKLKEIDLSRNTDLVVQVKMHGWVPKFQLNTLRLSWCNLDKSMITEPHFLHTQNHLQLLDLSNNNLPASMPNWLFTKKTTLVYLNLANNSLVGSLDLIGQPQTNLKQVNVSLNLVEGQLPANIGLMFPCLIILDVSRNTISGTIPPSLCNSSIQLMDLSNNRFIGKVPSCLFTDCYAMNILKLSNNTLGGKILDGASSFSGNMWAIHLGNNKFEGTLPRNLSGNVQIMDLHDNKMSGELDTSLWCLPSLEALSLANNGFTGDIRPEIGTLTNLMMLDLSNNYFTGRLPNCGTMVYLTFLSVSGNSLSGSPGAFFNSSYITALDLSHNQFTGNLEWAQHLSQVSVLLLSRNKFVGHISSNLCHLQHLSIVDISHNRLSGSVPPCIGGIPFEPIDPFENWPTAGSITYGGGEDGLDFVYTNNYDLPGFTFTTKGQPYTYGQNFFMSMSGIDLSANMLSGEIPEEMGNLSHIKSLNLSNNFLTGPIPAAFANMSEIESLDLSENRLNGLIPRQLTRLSSLEVFSVAYNNLSGCLPDSGQFGSFDIDCYRGNNNLQSCTSSSGHVAWNGTAGSVPDDSDPILYVVTAVSFVLAFWATITFVFCHSFGRRVILKL